AGCGGATATCGGAATAAGCGACGAGCATAAGCGCAAAGTATCACTGATGCTAAATACCCTTTTAGCAGATGAATTTGTATTGTACACAAAAACCAAAAAGTATCATTGGAATATGCAAACTATGGAATTCATAGCTTTGCATGAGTTTTTTGATACATTAGCGGAGGAGTTATTGGAGATTATTGATGAAATTGCCGAGAGAAATCGTCATATAGGTGAGTTTTCCATAGGTTCTTTGGATGCTTTTTTGAAAGTTACTAACCTCGTGGAAGATGAGTCGGACAGCAATATTGAGCAGA
The Aureibacter tunicatorum DNA segment above includes these coding regions:
- a CDS encoding Dps family protein yields the protein MKADIGISDEHKRKVSLMLNTLLADEFVLYTKTKKYHWNMQTMEFIALHEFFDTLAEELLEIIDEIAERNRHIGEFSIGSLDAFLKVTNLVEDESDSNIEQMITNLVKDHETIIRYARRHMDEVNDIFKDAGTADYMLKWIEAHEKTAWMLRSHLK